Proteins encoded in a region of the Zea mays cultivar B73 chromosome 4, Zm-B73-REFERENCE-NAM-5.0, whole genome shotgun sequence genome:
- the LOC100384280 gene encoding Actin-related protein 3-like has product MDALSRPAVVIDNGTGYTKMGFAGNVEPCFITPTVVAVNDSFSGSGQPAARGAPARGNWLAQHSAGVMADLDFYIGQEALARSRASSSHSLSYPIRNGQVENWDSMERFWQQCIFNYLRCDPEDHYFLLTESPLTAPEIREYTGEIMFETFNVPGLYIAVQPVLALAAGYTTTKCEMTGVVVDVGDGATHIVPVADGYVIGSSIRSIPITGKDVTQFIHQLLKERGENIPPEESFDVARRIKEMYCYTSSDVVKEFNKHDREPSKYVKHWTGIKPKTGAKYTCDIGYERFLGPEIFFNPEMYNNDFTTPLQVVIDRCIQSSPIDTRRALYKNIVLSGGSTMFKDFHRRLQRDLKKIVDARVRASNSRLLSGDAKFFSDNIIYDFQAQPIEVNVVSHPIQRYAVWFGGSVLASTAEFYEACRTKAEYEEYGASICRSNPVFKGMY; this is encoded by the exons ATGGACGCCTTGTCCCGCCCCGCTGTTGTCATCGACAACGGCACCGG gtacacgaagatggggTTCGCGGGGAACGTGGAGCCCTGCTTCATCACCCCCACTGTCGTCGCCGTCAACGATTCCTTTTCCGGTTCAGGCCAGCCGGCGGCGAGGGGCGCCCCTGCCAGGGGGAACTGGCTCGCTCAGCACAGTGCCGGCGTCATGGCTGACCTCGACTTCTACATCGGCCAGGAGGCGCTGGCCCGATCCCGCGCCAGCAGCTCGCACAGCTTGAGCTATCCCATCCGCAACGGCCAG GTGGAAAATTGGGATTCTATGGAGAGGTTTTGGCAACAGTGCATCTTCAATTACCTCCGGTGCGACCCAGAAGATCATTATTTTCTTCTAACTGAGAGCCCTCTGACTGCCCCTGAGATCCGGGAGTATACCGGGGAGATCATGTTCGAGACGTTCAATGTGCCCGGCCTCTATATTGCTGTCCAACCTGTCCTTGCTCTAGCTGCTGGGTACACTACAACCAAG TGTGAAATGACAGGTGTTGTAGTTGATGTGGGTGATGGGGCTACCCACATCGTTCCAGTTGCTGATGGTTATGTCATTGGGAGCAGTATCAGATCTATTCCAATTACAGGCAAGGATGTTACCCAATTTATTCATCAACTTCTAAAG GAAAGAGGTGAGAACATTCCACCAGAAGAATCTTTTGATGTAGCAAGGAGGATCAAAGAAATGTACTGTTATACTTCTTCAGACGTTGTGAAG GAATTCAATAAACATGACAGGGAACCATCAAAGTATGTTAAACACTGGACGGGCATCAAACCAAAAACTGGTGCGAAATACACATGTGACATTGGATACGAGCGGTTCCTGGGGCCTGAG ATCTTCTTCAACCCAGAGATGTATAACAATGACTTCACCACTCCCTTGCAAGTTGTTATCGACAGGTGCATCCAATCATCCCCAATTGACACAAGGAGGGCTCTTTATAAG AATATTGTCTTGTCTGGAGGCTCGACTATGTTTAAAGATTTCCATAGGAGGTTACAGCGGGACCTCAAAAAGATAGTGGATGCACGGGTCCGTGCATCTAATAGTCGGCTTCTTAGTGGAGATGCTAAG TTTTTCAGTGACAACATCATATATGATTTTCAGGCCCAGCCTATAGAAGTGAATGTGGTCAGTCATCCTATTCAGAGATATGCGGTATGGTTTGGTGGATCTGTGCTTGCTTCAACTGCCGAATTCTACGAG GCTTGCCGCACAAAAGCAGAGTATGAAGAGTACGGTGCGAGCATCTGCCGATCGAACCCTGTTTTCAAAGGGATGTACTGA
- the LOC100384280 gene encoding actin-related protein 3-like isoform X1: protein MDALSRPAVVIDNGTGYTKMGFAGNVEPCFITPTVVAVNDSFSGSGQPAARGAPARGNWLAQHSAGVMADLDFYIGQEALARSRASSSHSLSYPIRNGQVENWDSMERFWQQCIFNYLRCDPEDHYFLLTESPLTAPEIREYTGEIMFETFNVPGLYIAVQPVLALAAGYTTTKCEMTGVVVDVGDGATHIVPVADGYVIGSSIRSIPITGKDVTQFIHQLLKERGENIPPEESFDVARRIKEMYCYTSSDVVKEFNKHDREPSKYVKHWTGIKPKTGAKYTCDIGYERFLGPEIFFNPEMYNNDFTTPLQVVIDRCIQSSPIDTRRALYKVLLICVLLLLFILRHRIECKEFPMAQNIVLSGGSTMFKDFHRRLQRDLKKIVDARVRASNSRLLSGDAKAQPIEVNVVSHPIQRYAVWFGGSVLASTAEFYEACRTKAEYEEYGASICRSNPVFKGMY from the exons ATGGACGCCTTGTCCCGCCCCGCTGTTGTCATCGACAACGGCACCGG gtacacgaagatggggTTCGCGGGGAACGTGGAGCCCTGCTTCATCACCCCCACTGTCGTCGCCGTCAACGATTCCTTTTCCGGTTCAGGCCAGCCGGCGGCGAGGGGCGCCCCTGCCAGGGGGAACTGGCTCGCTCAGCACAGTGCCGGCGTCATGGCTGACCTCGACTTCTACATCGGCCAGGAGGCGCTGGCCCGATCCCGCGCCAGCAGCTCGCACAGCTTGAGCTATCCCATCCGCAACGGCCAG GTGGAAAATTGGGATTCTATGGAGAGGTTTTGGCAACAGTGCATCTTCAATTACCTCCGGTGCGACCCAGAAGATCATTATTTTCTTCTAACTGAGAGCCCTCTGACTGCCCCTGAGATCCGGGAGTATACCGGGGAGATCATGTTCGAGACGTTCAATGTGCCCGGCCTCTATATTGCTGTCCAACCTGTCCTTGCTCTAGCTGCTGGGTACACTACAACCAAG TGTGAAATGACAGGTGTTGTAGTTGATGTGGGTGATGGGGCTACCCACATCGTTCCAGTTGCTGATGGTTATGTCATTGGGAGCAGTATCAGATCTATTCCAATTACAGGCAAGGATGTTACCCAATTTATTCATCAACTTCTAAAG GAAAGAGGTGAGAACATTCCACCAGAAGAATCTTTTGATGTAGCAAGGAGGATCAAAGAAATGTACTGTTATACTTCTTCAGACGTTGTGAAG GAATTCAATAAACATGACAGGGAACCATCAAAGTATGTTAAACACTGGACGGGCATCAAACCAAAAACTGGTGCGAAATACACATGTGACATTGGATACGAGCGGTTCCTGGGGCCTGAG ATCTTCTTCAACCCAGAGATGTATAACAATGACTTCACCACTCCCTTGCAAGTTGTTATCGACAGGTGCATCCAATCATCCCCAATTGACACAAGGAGGGCTCTTTATAAGGTTTTGTTGATCTGTGTATTGTTGTTACTATTTATTCTAAGACATCGCATCGAGTGTAAAGAATTTCCAATGGCACAGAATATTGTCTTGTCTGGAGGCTCGACTATGTTTAAAGATTTCCATAGGAGGTTACAGCGGGACCTCAAAAAGATAGTGGATGCACGGGTCCGTGCATCTAATAGTCGGCTTCTTAGTGGAGATGCTAAG GCCCAGCCTATAGAAGTGAATGTGGTCAGTCATCCTATTCAGAGATATGCGGTATGGTTTGGTGGATCTGTGCTTGCTTCAACTGCCGAATTCTACGAG GCTTGCCGCACAAAAGCAGAGTATGAAGAGTACGGTGCGAGCATCTGCCGATCGAACCCTGTTTTCAAAGGGATGTACTGA
- the LOC100384280 gene encoding actin-related protein 3-like isoform X2: protein MDALSRPAVVIDNGTGYTKMGFAGNVEPCFITPTVVAVNDSFSGSGQPAARGAPARGNWLAQHSAGVMADLDFYIGQEALARSRASSSHSLSYPIRNGQVENWDSMERFWQQCIFNYLRCDPEDHYFLLTESPLTAPEIREYTGEIMFETFNVPGLYIAVQPVLALAAGYTTTKCEMTGVVVDVGDGATHIVPVADGYVIGSSIRSIPITGKDVTQFIHQLLKERGENIPPEESFDVARRIKEMYCYTSSDVVKEFNKHDREPSKYVKHWTGIKPKTGAKYTCDIGYERFLGPEIFFNPEMYNNDFTTPLQVVIDRCIQSSPIDTRRALYKNIVLSGGSTMFKDFHRRLQRDLKKIVDARVRASNSRLLSGDAKAQPIEVNVVSHPIQRYAVWFGGSVLASTAEFYEACRTKAEYEEYGASICRSNPVFKGMY from the exons ATGGACGCCTTGTCCCGCCCCGCTGTTGTCATCGACAACGGCACCGG gtacacgaagatggggTTCGCGGGGAACGTGGAGCCCTGCTTCATCACCCCCACTGTCGTCGCCGTCAACGATTCCTTTTCCGGTTCAGGCCAGCCGGCGGCGAGGGGCGCCCCTGCCAGGGGGAACTGGCTCGCTCAGCACAGTGCCGGCGTCATGGCTGACCTCGACTTCTACATCGGCCAGGAGGCGCTGGCCCGATCCCGCGCCAGCAGCTCGCACAGCTTGAGCTATCCCATCCGCAACGGCCAG GTGGAAAATTGGGATTCTATGGAGAGGTTTTGGCAACAGTGCATCTTCAATTACCTCCGGTGCGACCCAGAAGATCATTATTTTCTTCTAACTGAGAGCCCTCTGACTGCCCCTGAGATCCGGGAGTATACCGGGGAGATCATGTTCGAGACGTTCAATGTGCCCGGCCTCTATATTGCTGTCCAACCTGTCCTTGCTCTAGCTGCTGGGTACACTACAACCAAG TGTGAAATGACAGGTGTTGTAGTTGATGTGGGTGATGGGGCTACCCACATCGTTCCAGTTGCTGATGGTTATGTCATTGGGAGCAGTATCAGATCTATTCCAATTACAGGCAAGGATGTTACCCAATTTATTCATCAACTTCTAAAG GAAAGAGGTGAGAACATTCCACCAGAAGAATCTTTTGATGTAGCAAGGAGGATCAAAGAAATGTACTGTTATACTTCTTCAGACGTTGTGAAG GAATTCAATAAACATGACAGGGAACCATCAAAGTATGTTAAACACTGGACGGGCATCAAACCAAAAACTGGTGCGAAATACACATGTGACATTGGATACGAGCGGTTCCTGGGGCCTGAG ATCTTCTTCAACCCAGAGATGTATAACAATGACTTCACCACTCCCTTGCAAGTTGTTATCGACAGGTGCATCCAATCATCCCCAATTGACACAAGGAGGGCTCTTTATAAG AATATTGTCTTGTCTGGAGGCTCGACTATGTTTAAAGATTTCCATAGGAGGTTACAGCGGGACCTCAAAAAGATAGTGGATGCACGGGTCCGTGCATCTAATAGTCGGCTTCTTAGTGGAGATGCTAAG GCCCAGCCTATAGAAGTGAATGTGGTCAGTCATCCTATTCAGAGATATGCGGTATGGTTTGGTGGATCTGTGCTTGCTTCAACTGCCGAATTCTACGAG GCTTGCCGCACAAAAGCAGAGTATGAAGAGTACGGTGCGAGCATCTGCCGATCGAACCCTGTTTTCAAAGGGATGTACTGA